In Paucidesulfovibrio gracilis DSM 16080, a single genomic region encodes these proteins:
- a CDS encoding PAS domain-containing hybrid sensor histidine kinase/response regulator: MAERKRNTTGLKATLRTSNRQGKPGTLQWHVEHSPLAVVVWDRDGRIQYWSRRAEEVFGWSAEEICGRTWADWRFVHDEDQADVERRIARLYRGEEQYNISENRNYTRTGEVRYCRWFNSALPGEDGTVETILSQIDDITHYKIDEFRYRGVFENMPDGLAVYRWDEDVNGFVFSDFNPSAERITKVTKADVVGRPLLECFPHMDRFGLVGTLQHVMLSGEPVDLPPRWYEDEQRQGWRENRVYRLSSGEVTAIFADVTRRMQTEEELRRAMSRAEEASRAKSEFLANMSHEVRTPLNGVVGLLQLLETTGLAPEQSEYVRTALRSSLRLTRLLGDILDISRIEAGRLSVTREPVRLRELFRSIRELLLPTAEKKGVGLELHIHPETPDLVMGDPVRLQQVLFNLTGNAVKFSSGGTVRLEVSPLETTEQRTRLLFVISDSGIGIPEEALETLFQPFTQVERDFNRRFEGAGLGLSIVKRLLDLMGGHVAVDSEPDRGTDVYVSLSLDVPDIQAEAAATGSESQPVSAEGMDLRGLRVLLAEDDAVNRIAVTRLLERADIRVQSVVDGEQCLEYLRHHTGPKPDVLLLDIQMPRLDGWDTLRTIRSELRRDLARLPVVALTAHAMRGDQEKLLQHGFDGYLSKPVLLSNLLQEIRRVLALGAGGQADH; this comes from the coding sequence ACACCACAGGACTCAAAGCCACGTTGCGCACTTCGAACCGGCAGGGAAAACCAGGTACACTGCAATGGCACGTGGAACATTCGCCGCTGGCTGTCGTGGTCTGGGATCGCGATGGCCGCATCCAATACTGGTCTCGCCGGGCTGAAGAGGTGTTTGGTTGGTCCGCCGAGGAAATCTGCGGACGGACATGGGCTGACTGGCGGTTCGTTCATGATGAGGATCAAGCGGATGTGGAGCGCCGCATTGCCCGGCTCTACCGAGGGGAAGAGCAGTATAATATCTCGGAAAATCGGAATTATACCAGGACCGGAGAGGTCCGGTATTGCCGTTGGTTCAATTCCGCGCTTCCGGGCGAGGACGGAACCGTGGAAACCATCCTTTCCCAGATCGACGACATCACCCATTATAAAATCGATGAGTTCCGGTACCGGGGCGTGTTTGAGAACATGCCCGACGGCCTGGCCGTGTATCGTTGGGACGAGGACGTGAACGGATTCGTTTTTTCGGATTTCAATCCCAGCGCCGAGCGCATCACCAAAGTAACCAAGGCCGACGTGGTGGGCCGTCCCCTGTTGGAATGCTTTCCACATATGGATCGGTTCGGGTTGGTGGGGACATTGCAGCACGTCATGCTGAGCGGCGAGCCTGTAGACCTGCCGCCCCGTTGGTATGAGGATGAGCAGCGCCAAGGCTGGCGGGAAAACCGGGTGTACCGGCTTTCCTCGGGTGAAGTGACGGCCATTTTTGCGGATGTGACCCGGCGAATGCAGACGGAAGAGGAATTGCGCCGGGCCATGAGCCGCGCCGAGGAGGCCAGCCGGGCCAAAAGTGAGTTTCTGGCCAACATGAGCCATGAGGTGCGAACCCCGCTTAACGGGGTGGTGGGGCTGTTGCAGTTGCTGGAGACCACCGGACTGGCTCCGGAGCAGAGCGAATATGTCCGCACCGCGCTCCGATCCTCCTTGCGGCTGACGCGTCTTCTGGGTGATATCCTGGACATCTCGCGCATTGAGGCGGGCCGTTTATCCGTAACGCGGGAACCGGTTCGCCTGCGGGAACTTTTCCGCTCCATTCGGGAATTGCTGCTGCCCACGGCCGAGAAAAAGGGCGTGGGCCTGGAGTTGCATATCCATCCGGAAACGCCCGACCTGGTCATGGGCGACCCTGTGCGCCTCCAGCAGGTGCTATTCAACCTGACGGGCAATGCCGTGAAATTTTCCAGCGGCGGCACAGTGCGGCTGGAGGTTTCCCCGCTGGAAACAACGGAGCAGCGAACCCGCCTACTGTTCGTGATTTCGGATTCGGGCATCGGCATTCCCGAGGAGGCCTTGGAGACCTTGTTCCAACCGTTTACCCAGGTGGAACGGGATTTTAACCGTCGATTCGAGGGAGCCGGACTTGGTCTTTCCATTGTCAAGCGCCTGCTGGACCTCATGGGCGGGCATGTGGCCGTGGATAGTGAGCCGGATCGCGGCACGGATGTGTATGTGAGTTTAAGCCTGGATGTACCGGACATCCAGGCGGAGGCGGCGGCCACGGGATCCGAATCGCAACCTGTTTCCGCAGAGGGAATGGATCTGCGCGGCCTGCGGGTGCTGCTGGCCGAGGACGATGCCGTGAACCGCATCGCAGTGACGCGATTGTTGGAACGCGCGGACATCCGTGTGCAGAGTGTGGTGGATGGCGAGCAGTGTCTGGAGTATTTGCGACACCATACCGGGCCAAAACCGGATGTACTGCTTCTGGATATCCAGATGCCCCGGCTGGACGGGTGGGATACGTTGCGCACCATCCGTTCCGAGTTGCGGCGCGATCTGGCCCGGTTGCCCGTGGTGGCGCTCACAGCCCACGCCATGCGGGGAGATCAGGAAAAATTGTTGCAGCACGGGTTTGACGGATATCTTTCCAAACCCGTGTTGCTGTCGAATCTATTGCAGGAAATCCGCCGGGTGCTGGCTCTTGGAGCCGGTGGTCAAGCGGATCACTGA
- a CDS encoding M48 family metalloprotease has translation MSQSFDTDLQRSGLTRRDFLRLTSAFTATAVMAPLLDGCAVNPVTGQSQLMFHSKEDEIAMDQNASPHQFSNDYGPVQDAALNNYVDSLGKKMGRLSHRPDMPYNYRVLNATYVNAYAFPGGSIATTRGILLELEDEAELAALIGHENGHVNARHTSASRSKGLVLSAIMAGATAYATSQAGSGWQPLIAGLGTLSTSALLMHYSRENERQADDLGMEYATRAGLNPKGMVGLHELLMSLNKRKPTILETMFATHPMSSERHATAVKAVNGKYKPYTRLPSNRERFMDHTARLRRQKGVVKELQNGSDHMRKEDLMQAEQSYSRALNMQPNDYAGLLMMAECQAALDRPRKAEQYARRASQIYPQEPRAQLNMGVARLMGRRYNAAYENFVRYDRMLPGNIQMEFFKGYAMDAAGNKQQASSHYYSYLQQVRQGDQAVYAYQRLRTWGVVQ, from the coding sequence ATGAGCCAATCCTTTGACACGGACCTGCAACGCAGCGGGCTTACCCGTCGCGATTTTCTCCGTCTCACTTCAGCGTTCACGGCCACGGCCGTGATGGCTCCCCTGTTGGACGGATGCGCGGTCAATCCCGTCACCGGCCAAAGCCAGCTCATGTTCCATTCCAAGGAAGATGAGATCGCCATGGATCAAAACGCGTCTCCGCATCAATTTTCCAATGACTACGGTCCTGTTCAGGATGCGGCCCTGAATAATTACGTGGACTCGCTGGGCAAAAAGATGGGACGGCTCAGCCACCGGCCGGACATGCCCTACAACTATCGGGTTCTGAACGCCACCTACGTCAATGCCTACGCCTTTCCCGGCGGGTCCATCGCCACCACCCGGGGTATTTTGCTTGAGCTGGAAGACGAAGCCGAGCTGGCCGCTCTGATCGGCCATGAGAACGGACACGTCAACGCCCGGCATACCAGCGCGTCCAGAAGCAAGGGGCTGGTGCTCTCCGCGATCATGGCCGGGGCCACGGCGTATGCCACCTCCCAGGCGGGCAGCGGATGGCAGCCGCTCATCGCGGGGCTTGGAACCCTGAGCACCTCCGCCCTGCTGATGCACTACAGCCGTGAAAACGAACGGCAGGCCGACGACCTGGGCATGGAATACGCCACCCGCGCCGGGCTGAACCCGAAGGGCATGGTCGGACTGCATGAACTGCTCATGAGTCTGAACAAGCGCAAGCCCACCATTCTTGAAACCATGTTCGCCACCCACCCCATGAGTTCCGAACGCCATGCCACCGCGGTCAAGGCCGTGAACGGCAAATACAAGCCCTACACCAGGCTCCCTTCCAACAGGGAGCGGTTCATGGACCATACAGCGCGACTGCGGCGACAAAAAGGCGTGGTCAAGGAGCTGCAAAACGGCTCGGACCACATGCGTAAGGAAGACCTCATGCAGGCGGAACAGTCCTACTCCCGCGCCCTGAACATGCAGCCCAACGACTATGCCGGTCTACTGATGATGGCCGAGTGCCAGGCCGCGCTGGACCGTCCGCGCAAGGCGGAACAATACGCCCGCCGCGCCAGCCAGATCTATCCGCAGGAACCCAGGGCGCAGCTCAACATGGGCGTGGCCCGGCTCATGGGTCGCCGCTACAACGCCGCCTACGAAAACTTCGTACGCTACGACCGCATGTTGCCCGGCAATATTCAGATGGAATTCTTCAAGGGATACGCTATGGATGCAGCCGGTAACAAGCAACAGGCCAGTTCCCACTACTATTCCTACCTCCAGCAGGTACGCCAGGGTGATCAGGCCGTGTATGCCTATCAGCGGCTGCGCACGTGGGGCGTGGTTCAGTGA
- a CDS encoding AsmA family protein, with amino-acid sequence MTKLLKRILLVLGGLAVLLAVGLTLVVLLVDPNEYKDDITKAVYETTGMELTIEGNLELRVFPWIGVDTGAVRLGNPPGFGDEPFVSLQSASVSLQVLPLLSGSVQAGQIDVQGLRLNLLRNADGAANWEALGKKDAAETAPAEEQPQSGADKAGQGLDLAIGGLNVTDANILFDDRQAGKRFALEGLNLRLGEVQPGQPFDMKVSLGLESSQPPLGADIQVQAVAALDLAQQVYELNDLQATVQARGEAVPGGETTVQADARTLLADLGRQVVTTEGLTLNVYGVTLNAELAASDIKSAPRAKGTLRVDPFDAKKLLTALGQTPPETTDPTALGNVSLALGFDYGPDAATVHDLILNLDGQEITGEASMIAGDVPAYDVKIQADSLNLDPYRAPQAEEPAETEAETDPQTTPAGQDEKPLLPKAVAEQLRSLRLDALLKVGQLKASPAELSDLLILITARDGLLKVEPASFTLYEGDLTSSMSMDVRGTIPNYALNLDLNGLAIGPLLQAIQGKESLSGRTNAETALTVRGNTLEQLKRTLSGNVRFDIHDGVFPGVDLAGVMTKAYRKLESSGDGEIQTQEDARTQFGLVSGSATITNGLVDNRDFLFKSPFLQADGEGVVSLPENSVNYLVVGALLASTEGQGRGDKADYVGIGIPIRVKGDFDDLHFWPDPVKWAEMIAGGALNILGDGAETVLDTPGALLDAVGGLGSKNEGAAKEEPTQGAAPDQSSSSNPLDEVEKGLKGLF; translated from the coding sequence ATGACCAAACTATTGAAACGAATTCTTCTCGTCCTGGGCGGCCTGGCCGTCCTGCTGGCCGTCGGCCTTACCCTGGTGGTCCTGCTGGTGGATCCCAATGAATACAAGGACGACATCACCAAAGCCGTGTACGAAACCACGGGCATGGAACTGACCATTGAAGGCAACCTGGAGCTGCGGGTGTTCCCCTGGATCGGCGTGGACACCGGCGCGGTCCGGCTGGGCAACCCGCCGGGCTTTGGGGATGAGCCGTTCGTGAGTCTGCAAAGCGCGTCCGTCAGCCTCCAGGTGCTGCCCTTGCTTTCCGGCTCGGTGCAGGCCGGACAAATCGACGTGCAGGGACTGCGGCTGAACCTGTTGCGCAATGCGGACGGCGCCGCCAACTGGGAAGCCCTGGGCAAAAAGGACGCTGCGGAAACCGCCCCGGCGGAAGAGCAACCCCAATCCGGCGCGGACAAGGCCGGCCAAGGCCTGGACCTGGCCATCGGCGGGCTGAACGTCACGGACGCCAACATTCTTTTCGACGACCGGCAGGCGGGAAAGCGCTTTGCCCTGGAGGGGCTGAATCTCCGCCTGGGTGAGGTGCAGCCGGGGCAACCCTTTGATATGAAGGTTTCCCTGGGGCTTGAAAGCTCCCAGCCGCCCCTGGGGGCCGACATTCAGGTTCAGGCCGTGGCTGCCCTGGATCTGGCGCAGCAGGTCTATGAGCTGAACGACTTGCAGGCCACGGTCCAGGCCCGGGGAGAAGCCGTACCCGGTGGGGAAACCACTGTGCAGGCCGATGCCCGAACCTTGCTTGCGGACCTGGGCCGTCAGGTGGTCACCACCGAAGGACTGACCCTGAACGTCTACGGCGTGACCCTGAACGCCGAGCTGGCCGCCTCGGACATCAAGTCCGCGCCCCGAGCCAAGGGTACCCTGCGCGTGGATCCCTTTGACGCAAAAAAGCTGCTGACCGCCCTGGGCCAGACCCCCCCCGAAACCACCGATCCCACGGCCCTGGGCAACGTGTCCCTGGCTCTTGGCTTTGATTACGGCCCGGATGCGGCCACCGTGCATGATCTGATCCTGAACCTGGACGGACAGGAAATCACGGGCGAGGCCAGCATGATCGCCGGAGACGTCCCCGCCTACGACGTCAAAATCCAGGCCGACTCCCTGAATCTGGATCCCTACCGTGCGCCCCAGGCCGAAGAGCCGGCCGAGACCGAGGCGGAAACGGATCCGCAAACCACTCCGGCGGGGCAGGACGAAAAGCCCCTGCTGCCCAAGGCCGTTGCCGAACAATTGCGCTCGCTCCGGCTGGACGCCCTACTCAAAGTGGGACAGCTCAAGGCCTCACCCGCGGAACTCTCCGACCTTCTGATTCTCATCACGGCCCGCGACGGTCTGCTCAAGGTGGAACCCGCCTCCTTCACCCTCTACGAAGGCGACCTGACCTCGTCCATGAGCATGGACGTGCGCGGCACCATTCCCAACTACGCCCTGAACCTGGATCTGAACGGGCTGGCCATCGGTCCCCTGCTCCAGGCCATCCAGGGCAAGGAATCCCTGAGCGGACGCACCAATGCCGAAACAGCGCTCACGGTCCGGGGCAACACCCTGGAGCAGCTCAAGCGGACCTTGAGCGGCAACGTACGTTTCGACATCCACGACGGCGTGTTTCCGGGCGTGGACCTGGCAGGCGTGATGACCAAGGCCTACCGCAAACTTGAATCCTCGGGTGACGGTGAGATTCAGACCCAGGAAGATGCACGCACCCAGTTCGGCCTGGTCTCCGGCTCCGCCACCATCACCAACGGTCTGGTGGACAACCGCGACTTCCTCTTCAAGTCCCCGTTTCTGCAGGCCGACGGCGAAGGCGTGGTCAGCCTGCCGGAAAACTCGGTCAACTATCTGGTTGTGGGCGCCCTCCTGGCCTCCACCGAGGGACAGGGCCGGGGCGACAAGGCCGACTACGTGGGCATCGGCATTCCCATCCGCGTAAAGGGCGATTTCGACGATCTGCACTTCTGGCCCGATCCTGTGAAGTGGGCCGAGATGATCGCAGGGGGCGCGCTGAACATCCTGGGCGACGGCGCGGAAACCGTGCTGGACACCCCGGGCGCGCTCCTGGACGCGGTGGGCGGCCTGGGTTCCAAAAACGAGGGCGCGGCCAAGGAAGAGCCGACACAGGGAGCCGCTCCGGACCAATCCTCCTCATCCAATCCCCTGGACGAAGTGGAAAAGGGGCTGAAAGGCCTTTTCTAA